One Ignavibacterium album JCM 16511 genomic region harbors:
- the sufU gene encoding Fe-S cluster assembly sulfur transfer protein SufU, whose translation MQQELRELYQQVILDHNKAPRNFRKIENATNYAEGHNPLCGDNVTIYLDIDENNVIKDISFQGSGCAISKASASLMTSMLKGKTVEEAEKLFHKFHDLVTDKLGDNISLDEFGKLAVFAGVKEFPARVKCASLAWHTLMNALHGKAESVSTE comes from the coding sequence ATGCAACAGGAACTCAGAGAGCTTTATCAGCAAGTGATATTAGATCATAATAAGGCACCCAGGAACTTCAGAAAAATTGAAAATGCCACCAACTATGCAGAAGGACATAACCCTCTTTGTGGAGATAATGTAACTATCTATTTAGATATAGATGAAAACAATGTTATAAAAGATATTTCATTTCAAGGTTCCGGTTGTGCAATTTCAAAAGCATCAGCATCTTTAATGACTTCTATGCTTAAAGGGAAAACAGTTGAAGAAGCGGAAAAGCTTTTTCATAAATTTCATGATTTAGTTACTGACAAACTTGGAGATAATATCAGTTTGGATGAATTCGGAAAACTTGCTGTCTTTGCCGGAGTTAAGGAATTTCCTGCAAGAGTAAAATGTGCTTCACTTGCCTGGCACACTTTAATGAATGCCTTACACGGTAAAGCCGAAAGTGTTTCAACAGAATAA
- a CDS encoding SUF system Fe-S cluster assembly protein encodes MSDKSNISKQELEEKIIQALKTCYDPEIPVDIFELGLIYEVAIDDNNNVKIKMTLTSPMCPAAQSLPLEVEGKVKSIPQVNDVKVEVVWNPPWNKDMMSEVAKLELGFL; translated from the coding sequence ATGTCGGACAAATCAAATATTTCAAAGCAGGAACTGGAAGAAAAAATAATTCAGGCATTAAAAACCTGTTACGATCCCGAAATTCCGGTGGATATTTTTGAGCTTGGTTTAATATACGAAGTTGCAATTGATGATAATAACAATGTGAAAATTAAAATGACTTTAACTTCACCAATGTGTCCTGCTGCTCAGTCATTGCCTTTGGAAGTTGAAGGGAAAGTTAAATCAATTCCACAGGTAAATGATGTTAAAGTTGAAGTTGTTTGGAATCCACCTTGGAATAAAGACATGATGTCTGAAGTTGCAAAACTTGAATTGGGATTTTTGTAA